In Chloroflexota bacterium, one genomic interval encodes:
- a CDS encoding response regulator, whose protein sequence is MTTETADRAIEILLVEDNPADVRLTEEVIKGSEHATNITVAEDGVVAMEILRGEGEHSGATRPDLILLDLRLPRKDGPEVLADINSDENLVNIPVMILTGTEAEQSLLNAYNIPPSRFCRKPIELQRFNNVVTQLSMFSRQPISLGAPAGEQASQESGGKRRWWWPFGGS, encoded by the coding sequence ATGACTACAGAGACGGCAGACAGGGCTATCGAGATACTGCTAGTGGAAGATAACCCGGCGGATGTGCGGTTGACGGAAGAGGTAATCAAGGGCTCGGAGCACGCCACGAACATCACCGTGGCTGAGGACGGCGTTGTGGCAATGGAGATTCTGCGGGGCGAGGGCGAGCATAGCGGCGCCACGCGTCCCGACCTGATTCTTCTTGACCTGCGGCTGCCGCGCAAGGACGGACCCGAAGTACTCGCGGACATCAACTCGGACGAGAATCTAGTGAACATTCCGGTGATGATTCTGACCGGCACGGAGGCAGAGCAGAGCCTGCTGAACGCGTACAACATCCCGCCGAGCCGCTTTTGCCGCAAGCCCATCGAGTTGCAGCGGTTCAACAATGTGGTGACGCAGCTCAGCATGTTCAGCAGACAGCCGATCAGCCTCGGAGCGCCTGCGGGAGAGCAAGCATCGCAAGAGTCGGGTGGCAAGCGGCGCTGGTGGTGGCCGTTCGGCGGCAGCTAG
- a CDS encoding response regulator encodes MTTIYRRPASRPLEILLVEDNPADVRLIQLILEDAEFHVNFTVANNGQEAMTILTREGGSPEAPRPDMILLDLNMPVMDGREVLAALETMPELGRIPVVVLTTSQSQEDLEYAYSKCISSYITKPVDVFQFNAKVRDLLNYWTNVAVLPD; translated from the coding sequence ATGACTACGATATATAGAAGGCCTGCGAGCCGACCGTTGGAGATTCTGCTGGTGGAAGACAATCCGGCGGATGTGCGACTAATCCAGTTGATACTGGAAGACGCTGAGTTCCATGTGAACTTCACGGTGGCGAACAACGGGCAAGAGGCGATGACAATACTCACGCGTGAAGGGGGATCTCCCGAAGCGCCGCGACCGGACATGATTCTGCTCGACCTGAACATGCCAGTCATGGATGGCAGGGAAGTCCTAGCCGCACTGGAAACAATGCCGGAATTGGGCAGGATTCCCGTCGTGGTCCTGACGACCTCGCAGTCGCAGGAAGACCTTGAGTACGCGTACAGCAAATGCATCAGCAGCTACATCACGAAGCCAGTAGATGTGTTCCAGTTCAACGCCAAAGTTCGGGACTTGCTGAACTACTGGACGAATGTGGCTGTGTTGCCAGACTAG
- a CDS encoding tyrosine--tRNA ligase — protein sequence MRRVLKRGVHDIIVESEFVERLQGGRPLRLKMGFDPSATDIHLGHAVGLRKLRQLQDLGHKVVLIVGDWTAQIGDPSGRSATRPMLTAEQVRENAATYMAQFFKIVDRDRTETRWQSEWFGEFSLTDVIGLTSRFTVAQFLARDDFANRFKANQPIAITELLYPLLQAYDSVAIESDVEFGGTDQMFNLLVGRDLQGMVGQTPQQCFLMPLLPGTDGVQKMSKSLGNYIGIDEPPDEIYGKTMSLPDDQILPYSEYLTDIAEDEISEMRTALDAGSVNPMELKKRLARELVAQFHDADAATNAEHKFERTVQGGQMPDDMPEFALPTPDALAGMRLSRLLVDAGLASSAGEARRLISQGAVQIDGERVSEDTASVLTVGSVLRVGRRRYVRVV from the coding sequence ATGCGCCGCGTGTTGAAGCGCGGCGTGCACGATATTATCGTTGAGTCGGAGTTCGTGGAGCGGCTACAGGGCGGCAGACCGCTACGTCTGAAAATGGGCTTCGACCCGAGCGCGACCGACATTCACTTGGGGCACGCGGTAGGACTGCGCAAACTGCGGCAGCTGCAAGACCTGGGACACAAGGTTGTGCTAATCGTCGGAGACTGGACGGCGCAGATTGGCGACCCAAGCGGCAGGTCAGCGACGCGCCCGATGCTCACCGCCGAACAGGTGCGGGAGAACGCGGCGACATATATGGCTCAGTTCTTCAAGATTGTGGACCGCGACAGGACGGAAACGCGCTGGCAAAGCGAGTGGTTCGGCGAGTTCTCGCTGACGGATGTCATCGGACTGACCAGCCGGTTCACGGTGGCGCAATTCCTAGCGCGCGACGACTTCGCGAACCGTTTCAAAGCAAACCAGCCCATCGCCATCACCGAACTGTTATACCCGCTGCTTCAGGCTTACGACTCGGTGGCGATTGAGTCGGACGTAGAGTTCGGCGGCACTGACCAGATGTTTAACTTGCTGGTGGGTCGGGACTTACAGGGGATGGTAGGGCAGACACCACAACAGTGCTTCCTGATGCCGCTGCTGCCGGGTACCGACGGCGTGCAGAAGATGAGCAAGAGCCTCGGCAACTACATCGGCATCGACGAGCCGCCGGACGAAATCTACGGCAAAACGATGTCCCTGCCCGACGATCAGATCTTGCCGTATAGCGAATACTTGACCGACATAGCCGAAGACGAAATATCCGAGATGCGCACGGCGCTTGACGCCGGCTCCGTAAATCCTATGGAGTTGAAGAAGCGTCTGGCACGCGAACTGGTGGCTCAATTCCACGACGCGGATGCGGCGACTAATGCCGAGCACAAATTCGAGCGCACCGTGCAAGGCGGGCAAATGCCGGACGATATGCCGGAATTTGCATTGCCCACGCCTGACGCGCTCGCAGGAATGCGGCTTAGCCGTCTGCTAGTTGATGCCGGACTAGCGAGCAGCGCCGGAGAGGCGAGGCGGCTGATCAGCCAAGGCGCGGTGCAGATAGACGGCGAGCGTGTGAGCGAGGACACGGCGAGCGTGCTGACTGTCGGCTCAGTGTTACGCGTGGGACGCCGCAGGTATGTGCGAGTGGTGTAG
- a CDS encoding GAF domain-containing protein — MQERPGEPGHTTVEDAPRSASSGNRDAVVEARRVAAEYAIFAEIGRVISSSPDIQEVYEGFAAQVRNILPFDRLVINSVNTNAGTVVTLYQSGETIQEWAPGLVRGLANSPTEWVVENRRGLILTPATEHLVEEQFLLQTPIARKGLRWLLAVPLFSRNEVIGTLHFRSSDPNAYDENCLELAERVASQIAGAVANSLLYAKQMETQAALEESVRFEHRLVQEQTLFAEIGRIISSSIEINDVYQDFANQVQKLLSFDRISLSILNKDEDMLTNAYVLGEAMEARGVGETFSMLGTPAEDAILTGETILVQGSADVLRARYPSMVFHHMRSIVMAPLVFENEPIGLLNVRSLTENAYTQRDINMLTQIARQIAPAVAISQLHAEQRRLATFPLHNPNPVIEANLDGSIAFCNPLAEQRFPNLHDMGPRHPIMAEIDEIIEDLAASGGFHSREVDVGDETYQQRIVHIPATNQIRVYSNDITPRKRAQEKLARQADELARSNAELQEFAYVASHDLQEPLRVISGFVQLLSDRYSGQMDETADEFIGYVVDGTERMKILINDLLEYSRVGTRGRPLEPVESSSALEHALANLRVAINESNAKITHDRLPKVQGDINQISQLFQNLISNGMKFCNDEKPEIHISSVRLGESWVMSVSDNGIGIDPAHNDRIFGMFKRLHGRGEYPGTGIGLAICSKIVERHMGKIWVESEVGNGATFSFTLPVAED; from the coding sequence ATGCAAGAACGCCCGGGCGAGCCTGGTCATACGACCGTAGAAGATGCCCCACGAAGTGCGAGCAGCGGCAATCGAGACGCCGTTGTAGAGGCTCGCCGCGTAGCGGCCGAGTACGCAATCTTCGCCGAGATAGGTCGCGTCATCAGCTCTTCGCCGGACATTCAGGAAGTCTATGAAGGCTTTGCGGCGCAGGTTCGCAACATTCTCCCGTTCGACCGGCTGGTCATCAACAGCGTGAACACCAATGCCGGCACAGTCGTTACGCTCTATCAGTCCGGCGAGACCATTCAGGAATGGGCGCCGGGTCTTGTGCGAGGTCTTGCGAATTCGCCTACCGAATGGGTCGTGGAAAATCGGCGCGGTCTGATTTTGACGCCTGCCACCGAACATCTTGTCGAAGAGCAGTTTCTGTTACAGACGCCCATCGCGCGCAAAGGGCTGCGATGGCTGCTCGCCGTGCCGTTGTTCTCGCGCAACGAAGTCATAGGCACGCTGCACTTCAGGTCGAGCGACCCGAACGCATATGACGAGAACTGCCTGGAATTAGCGGAGCGCGTCGCGTCGCAGATCGCAGGCGCGGTCGCCAATTCGCTACTCTATGCCAAGCAGATGGAAACGCAAGCCGCGCTAGAGGAGAGCGTGCGCTTCGAGCACCGACTCGTTCAAGAGCAGACGCTGTTCGCCGAAATCGGCAGAATTATTTCGTCGTCGATAGAAATCAACGATGTCTATCAGGACTTCGCCAATCAAGTGCAGAAACTGTTGTCGTTCGACAGGATTTCGCTAAGCATCCTGAACAAAGACGAAGACATGCTGACCAACGCCTATGTGCTCGGGGAAGCGATGGAAGCACGCGGCGTAGGCGAGACGTTTTCTATGCTCGGCACGCCCGCGGAAGACGCGATACTGACCGGTGAGACAATCTTAGTGCAAGGCAGTGCGGATGTGCTCCGTGCGCGATACCCGAGTATGGTGTTTCACCACATGCGCTCCATCGTTATGGCGCCGCTGGTATTTGAGAACGAGCCTATAGGCTTGCTGAACGTGCGCTCGCTCACGGAGAACGCCTACACGCAGCGCGACATAAACATGCTGACGCAAATAGCGCGGCAGATTGCGCCTGCGGTCGCCATTTCGCAATTACACGCCGAACAGCGCAGGCTGGCGACATTCCCTCTGCACAACCCGAATCCGGTAATCGAGGCGAATCTCGACGGCAGCATCGCGTTCTGCAACCCGCTAGCAGAGCAGCGCTTCCCGAACCTGCACGACATGGGCCCGCGACATCCTATCATGGCGGAGATTGACGAGATTATCGAAGATCTCGCGGCAAGCGGCGGATTCCACTCTCGCGAGGTTGATGTCGGCGACGAGACATACCAACAGCGTATCGTCCACATTCCCGCTACGAACCAGATTCGCGTGTATTCGAACGACATCACGCCGCGCAAGAGAGCGCAGGAAAAACTGGCGCGCCAAGCGGACGAACTTGCGCGCTCCAACGCCGAGTTGCAGGAGTTCGCATACGTGGCGTCGCACGACCTGCAAGAGCCGCTGCGGGTCATATCCGGCTTCGTGCAGCTGCTGTCCGACAGGTACAGCGGCCAGATGGACGAGACGGCGGACGAGTTCATCGGCTATGTAGTGGACGGCACCGAGCGGATGAAGATTCTAATAAACGACTTGCTGGAATACTCGCGCGTCGGCACGCGGGGACGTCCACTGGAGCCGGTCGAAAGCTCGAGTGCGCTGGAACATGCGCTTGCCAATCTGCGAGTCGCGATAAACGAATCGAACGCGAAGATTACGCACGATAGGCTGCCCAAAGTTCAGGGCGACATCAACCAGATCTCGCAGTTGTTCCAGAACCTCATCAGCAACGGTATGAAGTTCTGCAACGACGAGAAACCGGAGATTCACATATCGAGCGTGCGGCTGGGCGAGTCATGGGTGATGTCGGTGTCGGACAACGGCATCGGTATTGACCCGGCGCACAATGACCGCATTTTCGGTATGTTCAAGCGGCTGCATGGGAGGGGCGAGTATCCGGGCACCGGCATCGGCCTCGCGATATGCAGCAAGATTGTCGAGCGGCACATGGGAAAGATTTGGGTTGAATCCGAGGTTGGAAACGGGGCAACTTTCAGTTTCACACTGCCGGTTGCGGAGGATTAA
- a CDS encoding 6-bladed beta-propeller: MARPYALLRSGFPYYMTLGMRRVTSNAVDIAFGKEDRIYILCRGGLGTDIRRINWADDNLGVIGGGTFQWPSGLLCDEDELLYVSDEAHNKVFVLDREGTLLNSWGEQGDGAGQFNRPTGLAFDDDGNIVLSDTLNHRIQTYSREGEFISQFGEFGDGKGQLNMPWGLTVDDEGDIYVADWRNDRVQKFAPDGEFLMEIGAPGGDKGEFDRPTSVTVDSDGDIYVCDWGNDRVQLFDSEGRFVEQFIGDANLSRSAREYILANPVTLRLREMADLEATKRFRAPLTVRTDDEGKLYVCDFGSHRIQIYKKEAYALNEQEIAPPLRNPVLFTT; this comes from the coding sequence ATGGCCAGACCATACGCATTGCTCAGGTCGGGCTTTCCCTATTACATGACGCTCGGCATGCGCCGCGTAACATCCAATGCTGTTGACATCGCGTTCGGCAAGGAAGACCGCATCTACATCCTGTGCCGTGGCGGACTCGGCACGGACATTCGGCGCATCAACTGGGCGGACGACAATCTTGGCGTCATCGGCGGCGGCACATTCCAGTGGCCCTCCGGCTTGCTCTGCGACGAAGACGAACTGCTGTATGTCTCGGACGAGGCGCACAACAAGGTCTTCGTGCTGGACAGAGAAGGCACGCTCCTGAATAGCTGGGGCGAGCAGGGCGACGGCGCGGGGCAGTTCAACCGCCCGACCGGATTGGCGTTCGACGACGACGGCAACATCGTCCTGTCCGACACGCTCAATCACCGCATTCAGACTTACAGCCGGGAAGGCGAGTTCATCTCGCAGTTCGGCGAGTTCGGCGATGGCAAGGGGCAGCTGAACATGCCCTGGGGCCTGACCGTTGACGACGAAGGCGACATCTATGTAGCCGACTGGCGCAACGACCGCGTGCAGAAGTTCGCGCCCGACGGCGAGTTCCTGATGGAAATCGGCGCCCCCGGCGGCGACAAGGGCGAGTTCGACCGCCCGACCAGCGTTACCGTTGATTCTGACGGCGACATATATGTCTGCGACTGGGGCAACGACCGTGTGCAGCTCTTCGACAGCGAGGGCAGATTCGTCGAGCAGTTCATCGGCGACGCGAACCTGTCGCGCTCGGCGCGCGAGTACATCCTTGCCAACCCGGTTACACTGCGCCTGCGCGAGATGGCTGACCTAGAAGCCACCAAGCGCTTCCGCGCGCCGCTAACCGTGCGCACGGACGATGAGGGCAAGCTGTATGTCTGCGACTTCGGTTCGCACCGCATCCAGATATACAAGAAGGAAGCCTACGCGCTCAACGAACAAGAGATTGCGCCGCCCTTGCGCAATCCGGTGCTATTCACGACCTAG
- a CDS encoding ABC transporter permease — protein sequence MRASCMSATSVRTASRYTRRKPTRSTNKRLRRPCAIRCYSRPSPVRTASQSNAYPRGGKSPAPCLLRSHSIPLNLCIHVSSHFMTTRTSTAFVDMQRRMRPSTVRRALYVLRRWPLIPIVIIGTLVACAIFADYISPSLPNRQDLRDRTAAPFWYAQCVGEEKPYRDYCSRGGKYILGADPLGRDVLTRIIHGARVSLTLAAISIAIGMIIGATLGLVAGYFGKYIDEVIMRLTDITSAIPYLLLALIIVVVLGQKIYVIIGVLALASWPEIVRLVRGQTLQLKTLDYVALAKVAGASNFRILYRHILPGVMNTLVVATTLQVGGIILAESILGYLGAGVPPPTAAWGAMVADGRNYLSNSWWVALFPGLAIFLTVLSFNFIGDWLRDRWDTRLRQIL from the coding sequence ATGAGGGCAAGCTGTATGTCTGCGACTTCGGTTCGCACCGCATCCAGATATACAAGAAGGAAGCCTACGCGCTCAACGAACAAGAGATTGCGCCGCCCTTGCGCAATCCGGTGCTATTCACGACCTAGCCCGGTTCGCACGGCATCGCAGTCAAACGCTTATCCGAGGGGCGGGAAATCACCCGCCCCTTGTCTTTTGCGCAGCCACTCCATCCCGCTTAACCTGTGCATCCATGTCAGTTCCCATTTCATGACTACACGCACCAGCACCGCATTCGTCGATATGCAGCGGCGCATGCGCCCATCGACAGTGAGGCGCGCGCTGTATGTGCTGCGCCGCTGGCCTCTGATACCCATCGTCATAATTGGCACGCTCGTTGCCTGCGCCATATTCGCCGACTACATCTCACCGAGCCTGCCCAATCGCCAAGACTTGCGCGACCGCACGGCGGCGCCGTTCTGGTACGCGCAGTGCGTTGGCGAAGAAAAGCCGTATCGCGATTATTGCAGCAGGGGCGGCAAGTACATTCTCGGCGCGGATCCGCTTGGCAGGGATGTGCTGACGCGCATAATTCACGGCGCGCGCGTCTCGCTGACACTTGCGGCAATCAGCATCGCCATCGGCATGATTATCGGCGCTACGCTTGGCTTAGTCGCGGGCTACTTCGGCAAGTACATAGACGAAGTCATAATGCGCCTCACCGACATCACCTCCGCGATTCCATACCTGCTGCTCGCGCTGATAATCGTCGTAGTGCTAGGGCAGAAAATCTATGTCATCATCGGCGTGCTCGCGCTGGCGAGCTGGCCCGAAATCGTGCGCCTTGTACGCGGGCAGACGCTGCAACTGAAGACGCTCGACTATGTAGCGCTCGCCAAAGTCGCGGGCGCCTCGAACTTCCGTATCCTATACCGGCACATCCTGCCCGGCGTGATGAACACGCTCGTCGTGGCGACCACGTTGCAAGTAGGCGGCATCATCCTCGCCGAATCCATACTCGGCTACCTTGGCGCCGGCGTGCCACCGCCAACGGCCGCCTGGGGGGCGATGGTCGCCGATGGACGCAACTACCTCTCCAATTCGTGGTGGGTCGCGCTCTTCCCGGGTCTCGCTATCTTCCTCACAGTCCTATCGTTCAACTTCATCGGCGACTGGCTCCGCGACCGCTGGGATACCCGCCTCCGCCAAATCCTCTAG
- a CDS encoding DUF1501 domain-containing protein yields the protein MPANGNGKDPVMVVVQLSGGNDFMHTLIPYNSPTYYDNRKLVKIEREDVLPINDDLAFNPNARPIKEMFEEGKVAVVQGIGYPNSNRSHFRGMDIWHTCEPDKVVTEGWVGKALRELDPKGEDELTGINFGVGLPRAMAVPGVPVTSVNDLDSYGLMTGIGEDEQRDQALQIFKDMYAQAIGTGPVMEYLSRTGMDVLRGADRLKAAPAQYSSTVEYGDNAIANSLRDIARVHTTGLGTRIFYTSHGGYDTHANENPTHPKLLQDLSGAIRDFFDDLNEHDAADNVVMLVFTEFGRRIKDNGSGTDHGSGGGAFIIGEPVKGGLYSEYPSLDSKDWAKGEDLEHTIDFRGIYATMLEQWMGIDSPDIVNGKYEQITPFK from the coding sequence ATGCCAGCCAATGGTAACGGAAAAGACCCGGTCATGGTCGTAGTGCAGCTCTCCGGCGGAAACGACTTCATGCACACGCTCATCCCGTACAACAGCCCGACCTACTACGACAACCGCAAGCTGGTCAAGATCGAGCGCGAGGATGTGCTGCCTATCAACGACGACCTCGCCTTCAACCCCAACGCGCGCCCAATCAAGGAAATGTTCGAAGAGGGCAAGGTTGCGGTAGTGCAGGGCATCGGCTACCCGAACTCCAACCGCTCCCACTTCCGAGGAATGGACATCTGGCACACTTGTGAGCCGGACAAGGTCGTAACAGAGGGCTGGGTCGGCAAGGCGCTCCGCGAACTCGACCCCAAGGGCGAAGATGAACTTACAGGCATCAACTTCGGCGTCGGTCTGCCGCGCGCGATGGCAGTGCCGGGCGTTCCGGTGACTTCCGTCAACGATCTCGATAGCTACGGTCTGATGACCGGCATCGGCGAGGACGAACAGCGCGACCAGGCGCTGCAAATCTTCAAGGACATGTACGCCCAAGCGATAGGCACCGGTCCCGTTATGGAATACCTGTCGCGTACCGGCATGGATGTGCTTCGCGGCGCGGACAGGCTGAAAGCTGCCCCCGCGCAGTACAGCTCCACGGTAGAATACGGCGACAACGCGATCGCTAACAGCCTTCGCGACATCGCACGGGTGCACACGACCGGGCTTGGCACGCGCATCTTCTACACCAGCCACGGCGGCTACGATACGCACGCCAACGAGAATCCAACGCATCCGAAACTGCTGCAAGACCTGTCCGGCGCAATCCGTGACTTCTTCGATGACCTGAACGAGCACGACGCGGCGGACAATGTGGTGATGCTAGTCTTCACCGAATTCGGCAGACGCATCAAGGACAACGGCAGCGGCACGGACCACGGTTCGGGCGGCGGCGCGTTCATTATCGGCGAGCCGGTCAAGGGCGGTCTGTACTCCGAGTACCCGTCCCTCGATTCCAAGGACTGGGCGAAGGGCGAAGACCTGGAGCACACCATCGACTTCCGCGGCATCTACGCAACGATGCTCGAGCAGTGGATGGGCATCGACTCCCCCGACATCGTGAACGGTAAGTACGAGCAGATTACCCCATTCAAGTAA
- a CDS encoding putative DNA modification/repair radical SAM protein — MLIKHTPDTFEKMHILGGMASDDILSRPTAPGRNTPAPYTSARRNPVPGVYKAAMPNGKFINLMRVMFTDFCMMDCFYCPNSHWVPRKRFAFKVDELANTFIELRRRHTVDGLFLSSGIAGSGSKTTERLLKVVDAIRNKHGFKGYIHMKVMPGTDYPLVEEAYRLGTRLSVNIETPTVEMMQRLSTMKDMQRDILDPMQWVADLMRRNRGNGRGVTIGQATQMVVGAANESDWDIFQRMEQLYREWNFKRVYYAPFQPIRHTPLAEHPATPMIREHRLYQTDWLKRVYKFTNDEMRLAYDADGFLPHDEDPKQSIAVHNLDAYPLDVNAANKEQLLRVPGVGPTSADRIIANRSAHSIDNWRDLQTMGVVRKRAWPFLRFPGHRPPRARQLKLDLFGEGAKQARKSEQAARLGLAQTTPQPSYSPETCGNSATGTSCAGCPLYGSPGHPGSAVA, encoded by the coding sequence ATGTTAATCAAGCACACTCCGGACACATTCGAAAAGATGCACATTCTCGGCGGTATGGCAAGCGACGACATACTCTCGCGGCCCACCGCGCCCGGCAGGAACACGCCCGCACCGTACACTTCTGCGCGGCGCAATCCGGTGCCCGGCGTTTACAAGGCTGCGATGCCCAACGGAAAGTTCATCAATCTAATGCGCGTGATGTTCACCGACTTCTGCATGATGGACTGCTTCTATTGCCCGAACAGCCACTGGGTGCCGCGCAAGCGCTTCGCCTTCAAGGTCGATGAGCTCGCCAACACCTTCATAGAACTGCGCCGCCGGCATACGGTCGATGGACTATTTCTCAGCTCCGGCATTGCGGGCAGCGGATCGAAGACGACCGAACGCCTGCTGAAGGTCGTGGACGCCATTCGCAACAAGCACGGCTTTAAGGGCTACATTCACATGAAAGTGATGCCCGGCACGGACTATCCGCTGGTCGAAGAAGCGTACCGGCTAGGCACACGGTTGTCGGTCAACATCGAGACGCCCACTGTGGAAATGATGCAGCGCCTCAGCACGATGAAGGACATGCAGCGCGACATTCTCGACCCGATGCAGTGGGTCGCGGACCTGATGCGCCGCAATAGAGGCAACGGAAGAGGCGTGACCATCGGGCAAGCCACGCAAATGGTCGTCGGCGCTGCGAACGAATCCGATTGGGACATCTTCCAGCGCATGGAGCAACTCTACCGCGAATGGAACTTCAAGCGCGTGTATTATGCGCCGTTTCAGCCCATTCGACATACGCCATTGGCGGAACATCCGGCGACGCCGATGATTCGAGAGCATCGCCTCTACCAGACGGACTGGCTCAAGCGCGTGTACAAGTTTACAAACGACGAAATGCGCCTAGCCTACGACGCCGACGGCTTCCTGCCGCACGACGAAGACCCGAAGCAGTCTATCGCTGTGCACAATCTCGACGCATATCCGCTCGATGTAAACGCTGCGAACAAGGAACAGCTGTTGCGCGTTCCCGGCGTAGGCCCCACATCCGCTGATCGCATTATCGCCAATCGCTCGGCACATAGTATCGACAACTGGCGCGATTTGCAGACCATGGGCGTAGTGCGCAAACGCGCCTGGCCATTTCTGCGCTTCCCGGGGCACCGCCCGCCGCGCGCAAGGCAGCTCAAGCTCGATCTATTCGGCGAAGGCGCGAAGCAAGCCCGCAAGAGCGAACAGGCGGCGCGGCTAGGTCTAGCGCAGACAACACCGCAGCCATCGTACAGTCCTGAAACTTGCGGAAACTCTGCCACAGGCACATCGTGCGCAGGATGCCCACTCTACGGCAGCCCGGGCCATCCGGGCAGCGCGGTGGCGTAG
- a CDS encoding bifunctional riboflavin kinase/FAD synthetase: MRIERELGQAHIDRNSVLTIGVFDGVHLGHQSLITKVIAEARAQNASAGVLTFRNHPDSVLNPNFQPQYITSIEERIRLIEKLGADFVVPVSFDEEVARLRARKFAELLRGKLRMHGLVVGPDFAMGYKREGNVDTLTKIGAELGFSVSAVDLLSEGGTAVRSTNIRRALVDGRVADAAKKLGRNFAIIGSVVPGEQRGRILGFPTANIEVRPHMAIPGNGIYATRAFVNGERYMAATSIGTRPTFDGKGRTIEAYLLGFDSNLYNMELRLEFVQRLRDELKFDSVDALLEQMELDVEQTRTLLQA, translated from the coding sequence ATGCGAATCGAGCGGGAGCTGGGACAGGCGCACATCGACAGGAACTCGGTGCTGACCATCGGCGTCTTTGATGGCGTGCATCTAGGGCATCAGAGCCTGATTACGAAGGTGATCGCCGAGGCGCGAGCGCAGAACGCCTCGGCGGGCGTACTGACTTTCCGCAATCATCCCGACTCGGTGCTGAATCCCAACTTTCAGCCACAGTACATCACCAGCATTGAAGAACGCATTCGCCTCATCGAAAAACTTGGCGCAGACTTCGTTGTTCCGGTGTCATTCGATGAGGAAGTTGCGAGATTACGAGCGCGCAAGTTTGCCGAACTGCTGCGCGGTAAACTTAGAATGCACGGGCTTGTGGTGGGACCAGATTTCGCGATGGGATACAAACGCGAAGGCAATGTCGATACACTGACCAAGATTGGCGCTGAACTCGGCTTCTCGGTGAGCGCTGTGGACCTGCTGTCCGAAGGCGGTACCGCGGTGCGCAGCACCAATATACGCAGGGCGCTCGTCGATGGCAGAGTTGCGGACGCGGCAAAGAAGTTAGGACGCAATTTCGCCATCATCGGGTCGGTTGTGCCGGGTGAGCAGCGCGGCAGAATACTAGGCTTTCCGACCGCGAACATCGAAGTACGACCGCACATGGCGATACCCGGCAACGGCATATACGCGACACGCGCATTCGTGAACGGCGAGCGATATATGGCTGCGACAAGCATCGGCACTCGCCCGACCTTCGATGGCAAAGGGCGTACTATCGAGGCGTACTTACTGGGATTTGACAGTAACCTGTATAATATGGAACTACGCTTAGAGTTCGTACAGCGTCTGCGCGACGAATTGAAATTCGACAGCGTAGATGCCCTGCTAGAACAGATGGAGCTGGATGTAGAACAGACGCGGACATTGCTTCAGGCATAG